Proteins co-encoded in one Cyprinus carpio isolate SPL01 chromosome B5, ASM1834038v1, whole genome shotgun sequence genomic window:
- the LOC109081915 gene encoding UDP-glucuronosyltransferase 2C1-like isoform X1, with amino-acid sequence MRLVVCFLSLLAVFGPAECGNVLVWYTEGSHWINLKIVLETLIERGHNVTVLVPDASLFMKAKESDRFSYQPFKASMDEQEMRDFIEEFLYFSVYETDQLNLLQIQMKVLEFTSKLQDMSISYCDGILKSPELMDKLRNGKFNLVLSDPIYPCSDIVAEELNVPLVYTFRLSIANVAERMCGQLPAPPSFVPGVMSKLTDKMSFTERIINMLFYLSQDFFATLAWRKFDSYYTEYLGRPTSFCEMMGKADIWLIRTYWDFEFPRPFLPNFKYVGGLHCTPAKPLPKDMEEFVQSSGDDGIVVFTLGSLIDKMPKEISNKIASALAQIPQKVLWRYGGEKPDTLGENTRIYKWIPQNDLLGHSKTRAFITHGGTNGIYEAIYHAVPMVGIPLFGDQPDNLVHIKARGAAVSIDNIKTMEPQDLVNGLNTIINNSSYKENAMRLSRIHHDRPVKPLDEAVFWIEFVMRNKGAKHLRVEAHNLTWYQYHCLDVFAFLITILTVVLYVFFKMCKFFIMRCCFRSKSKKSKKE; translated from the exons ATGAGACTCGtagtctgttttctttctctgctCGCTGTGTTCGGTCCTGCAGAATGTGGGAATGTTTTAGTTTGGTATACTGAGGGCAGTCACTGGATCAATCTGAAGATCGTGTTGGAAACGTTGATTGAAAGGGGACACAATGTAACAGTGCTGGTTCCGGATGCCTCTCTCTTCATGAAAGCTAAAGAATCGGATCGCTTCTCCTATCAGCCCTTTAAAGCGTCCATGGATGAACAGGAGATGAGAGACTTTATTGAGGAATTTCTGTATTTCTCAGTGTATGAGACCGATCAGTTAAACTTACTGCAGATTCAAATGAAAGTCTTGGAGTTTACTTCCAAACTTCAGGATATGTCTATATCATACTGCGACGGCATTCTGAAATCGCCAGAGTTAATGGACAAATTGCGGAATGGAAAGTTTAACCTTGTTCTGTCAGATCCGATCTACCCATGCAGCGATATTGTGGCTGAAGAGCTGAACGTTCCCTTGGTTTACACGTTCCGATTATCCATTGCTAACGTTGCTGAGAGAATGTGTGGTCAGTTACCAGCTCCACCGTCATTTGTTCCTGGAGTCATGAGTAAACTCACAGACAAGATGAGCTTCACAGAGCGAATCATAAATATGCTCTTCTACCTTTCTCAAGATTTTTTTGCCACTCTTGCTTGGAGAAAATTTGACAGCTATTACACTGAATATTTAG GACGTCCCACATCATTTTGTGAGATGATGGGTAAAGCTGATATCTGGTTAATCAGAACCTACTGGGATTTTGAGTTTCCACGGCCATTCCTGCCCAACTTCAAATACGTTGGAGGACTTCACTGCACCCCTGCCAAACCATTACCCAAG GACATGGAGGAATTTGTACAGAGCTCAGGGGATGATGGGATTGTGGTTTTCACTCTGGGGTCTTTGATAGACAAAATGCCCAAAGAGATAAGCAATAAGATCGCCTCAGCACTGGCACAGATTCCACAGAAG GTTTTATGGCGATACGGTGGAGAAAAGCCAGACACTCTTGGTGAAAACACCAGAATCTATAAGTGGATCCCTCAGAATGATTTATTgg GTCATTCCAAAACCAGAGCATTCATCACTCATGGAGGCACTAATGGCATTTATGAGGCCATATATCATGCCGTTCCAATGGTCGGGATCCCCTTGTTTGGTGACCAGCCTGATAATTTGGTTCATATAAAGGCAAGAGGGGCTGCTGTTAGTATAGACAACATCAAAACCATGGAGCCGCAAGACCTGGTGAATGGTCTCAATACAATCATTAATAACTCCTC GTATAAAGAGAACGCTATGCGTTTGTCCAGGATTCATCATGACAGACCAGTAAAGCCTTTGGATGAGGCTGTGTTCTGGATTGAGTTTGTCATGCGCAATAAAGGCGCTAAACACCTGCGTGTCGAGGCCCACAACCTTACCTGGTACCAGTACCACTGTCTGGATGTGTTCGCTTTTCTCATCACTATCCTGACTGTAGTCCTCTACGTCTTCTTTAAAATGTGCAAATTCTTCATAATGCGTTGCTGTTTTAGATCAAAgagtaaaaaaagcaaaaaagagtgA